DNA sequence from the Anopheles bellator unplaced genomic scaffold, idAnoBellAS_SP24_06.2 scaffold01743_ctg1, whole genome shotgun sequence genome:
TACTCCCAAGCTGGATCTTTGTTAACCAAGTTAACAGCATTCTTACCTACGAGCAGTATCTGAACAGCTTCCGTAATATTTATTCTGTCATCGCTCAACAGCTGCCTCCTAATGTCAATCTACTTACGTTGGAGCCGTGGAAAGATGGAAAGCTACTAGTTCGGTTCGAACATATCTTCGAAACGGGTGAAGACTCAGTCTACTCGCAGGCAGTTCGATTTAACATTCGTGATGTTTTCTACGCTCTGAACATTGAAAGCATTCGCGAGACCACCTTAGGCGCCAACCAGTGGAAGGAAGACTCACGACGTTTGCAATTCAACGTCGAATCTAATGACATCAAACGGGAGGAGCAGTCAGACGAGGTTGAGTTCAGGCAAAATAATGACGATTTCTCCATTGAACTACAACCTATGGAGATTCGTACGTTCGTTGTAAGCCGTCGGTAAATGTAGTAAGGAATAAAATGCATTTGAGACAAAATgactgaaattgaaaataaagtaaataaagcAAACTAGAAAATTGCAatgaaagtaaatttatttgaGGAAGTTTCTCTATATTTTAGCATTGCTTGTAAATTAATCGGGTTCCATAATGGGTTCGACACAGAGCAATGGGTTCCGGTGGGCTCAATAATGTTGtcaattttcataaacttGACTTCAAAACTGAAAGAAGATCTTTTTACGGTAAACAGCTTCACATGTGTAAACCTTCTAAAGTCTGTGAATCTTATGGAAGTCAAATTGCATAACAACTCACCTAGCC
Encoded proteins:
- the LOC131214650 gene encoding uncharacterized protein LOC131214650, which produces YLNSFRNIYSVIAQQLPPNVNLLTLEPWKDGKLLVRFEHIFETGEDSVYSQAVRFNIRDVFYALNIESIRETTLGANQWKEDSRRLQFNVESNDIKREEQSDEVEFRQNNDDFSIELQPMEI